From the Neobacillus sp. PS3-34 genome, the window TGGTATTCAAGGAAATGACCACGACCGTTTCATTCGGAGAAACCATTTGAAGAAATTGAGGATTTACTTCAAACTCCGTCATCATCGGATCGATATCAGCTAATGTACTCCATGCTTCCTTAAGGTTATCAAAAGCACGTTCAAACATATTTGACATTATTTTTGTTTCAATCTCAGTTAAATTATCTACTTTATTGACACTCGTTCCTCTTCCTCCCAGCAGCCTGTCCAGCATGGCATAAGCAACGTTCGGATTCACTTCCATCAATATCCGCCCATCAAGAGGCATTACTTCAAAAACATTTAAGATGGTCATTTTCGGAATTGACCGGATAAATTCCTCGTATGGAATTTGATCCGCTGAAGCTACCGAAATTTGCACATAATTTCGAAGCTGTGCTGAGAAATAGGTGGTTAACAGCCTCGCAAAGTTTTCGTGGATTCTTGTTAAACTTCGAATCTGGTCCTTAGAGAAACGCAGGGCACGTTTGAAATCATATACCCTTATTTTTTTCTCTGTCTGTTCCTTTTTTAGTTCATCTGCATCCATTTCTCCCGTCG encodes:
- the fliM gene encoding flagellar motor switch protein FliM codes for the protein MAGEVLSQSEIDALLSALSTGEMDADELKKEQTEKKIRVYDFKRALRFSKDQIRSLTRIHENFARLLTTYFSAQLRNYVQISVASADQIPYEEFIRSIPKMTILNVFEVMPLDGRILMEVNPNVAYAMLDRLLGGRGTSVNKVDNLTEIETKIMSNMFERAFDNLKEAWSTLADIDPMMTEFEVNPQFLQMVSPNETVVVISLNTIIGETSGMINICIPHVVLEPIIPKLSVHYWMQSEKKDREPQEVALLEKRIQNADVSVSVELGNADITIQDFLMLDIGDVIELNQGISKPLQIKIGDIPKFIGQPGKVNKKLAIQVLDTLKGGDDNGER